The following proteins are encoded in a genomic region of Entelurus aequoreus isolate RoL-2023_Sb linkage group LG01, RoL_Eaeq_v1.1, whole genome shotgun sequence:
- the LOC133645904 gene encoding odorant receptor 131-2-like has translation MNTQFMLHNVTVVVEYRDPFIKMVFKNVLVFVLGLFINYINIIFMHTFCKHQMFYTNPRYILFFHLVLNNVIQVNVTLVLFFVSYILYTINMSVCVTLILLALFTTENMPLNLACMAAECYIAVCLPLQHARLCTVNRTLITIVLIWTTSLISVLPDLFITLATKPLDFFSSRVFCMRENAFPNPLISKKKDSTYIVYLILVWSVLFYTYFMILCTAQNASKDGKKARTTILLHSVQVLLCMTTYAAPIVKTSIKNSFPKNYSDSLFASYIIVQILPRAINPVIYGVRDKCLSKFFMHEMSCKSVGRPNL, from the exons ATGAACACGCAGTTCATGCTGCACAATGTGACCGTGGTTGTGGAGTACCGAGACCCGTTTATCAAAATGGTCTTCAAAAATGTTCTAGTGTTTGTCCTCGGCCTGTTCATCAACTACATCAACATCATCTTCATGCACACCTTCTGCAAGCACCAG ATGTTCTACACCAACCCTCGCTACATCCTCTTCTTCCACCTGGTGCTGAACAACGTAATCCAAGTGAACGTGACCCTGGTGCTCTTCTTTGTCAGCTACATCCTGTACACGATCAACATGTCCGTGTGTGTCACTTTGATCCTGCTGGCGCTCTTCACCACCGAGAACATGCCGCTCAATCTGGCGTGCATGGCGGCCGAGTGCTACATCGCCGTGTGCCTGCCGCTGCAGCATGCCCGCCTCTGCACCGTCAACAGAACTCTCATCACTATTGTTCTGATCTGGACCACCAGCTTGATCTCGGTTCTGCCTGACCTCTTCATCACCTTAGCCACCAAGCCACTCGACTTCTTCTCTTCTAGAGTGTTCTGTATGCGAGAAAATGCCTTCCCTAATCCGCTGATTTCCAAAAAGAAGGACAGCACCTACATTGTGTACCTGATCCTGGTCTGGTCTGTTCTCTTTTACACATACTTTATGATTCTCTGTACCGCCCAAAATGCCAGCAAGGATGGCAAGAAGGCCCGGACGACCATCCTGCTACACAGCGTCCAGGTCCTCCTATGCATGACCACGTATGCCGCGCCAATAGTCAAAACCTCTATAAAGAACTCGTTCCCTAAGAACTACAGCGACTCTCTCTTCGCTAGCTACATCATCGTACAGATACTACCTCGTGCCATCAATCCTGTCATCTATGGCGTTCGAGACAAATGTTTGAGTAAGTTCTTCATGCACGAAATGAGCTGCAAGAGCGTTGGGCGCCCGAACCTTTGA